In the Qipengyuania gelatinilytica genome, GATCAGTCCTGCAATAACATGCGCATCCCCAACATAGGGACCGCGCAGGACGCCTTGTGCTGCCAGCACGAGGATGACGGCAGCCACCATGATCTTGTCGGCAATCGGATCGAGGAAGATACCCAGCTTCGAGACCGCGCCGCTGGAACGAGCGAGGTAACCGTCGAAATAGTCGGTAATGCCCATGGCGGCATAAAGCGCGAAGGCCATCAGGTAGCCTGCTTCCCAGCCTGGCCACCACAAGAGGAAGGCCAGGAGAGGGATCGCCACGATGCGCGACAGCGTCAGTATGTTGGGCAAAGTCAGCATCTTTGGCCTCCCCTAACGCCAAACGTCGCGGCGCAAAAGCTTTCACACGGGGTTGTCCGCTGCCATGATGTCTTTACGAGGGTTGCCGAGACGAGAGGTATCCTCCCGGGGGGTCATGTTTACATCCACACACCTGCTGCGCACGAGGCGGTTCCTGCCGCTCTTCGTCACGCAGCTTTTCAACGCCTTCAACGACAATCTCTACAAGACCGCGATGGTCCTGTTCGTCGTCTACCAGATCTATAATTCGGAAGAGGCGGAAGGGATGTTCTCGGCCGTCGCCTCGGGTCTGTTCATCCTGCCATTCTTCATCCTCAGCGCGCTGGCGGGCCAGCTGGCGGACATGCGCGACAAGGCCTCGATCATCCGCAAGGTGAAGGCCTGCGAAATCCTGCTGATGGTGATCGGCGCCAGCGGCCTATTGCTGGCGTGGAAGGGTTACGAGCTGCCGGTCACCCTTTTCGGTATCGAGACGAGCATACCCGTCCTGCTCATGCTGCTGGCGCTGTTCATGACCGGCATCCAGTCGACCTTCCTCGGACCGATCAAATACGCAATCCTGCCGCAGCACTTGCGCAAGGACGAAGTGCTGGCCGGTACCGGATTGGTCGAAGCGGGAACCTATATCGCCATTCTTGCGGGCACGATCCTCGCCGGTTGGATCCCCGTGGAAGTCGCGGCGATCGCTATCATTGCGACCTCGATCGTGGGTTATCTCATCAGCCGCCAGGTTCCCGAGGCGCCGCCGCTGGGCAAGGTCGAAGAGCTCGACTGGCACATCCTGCGGGCATCGCGAAAACTGGTGGTGGACACGATGCACAATCGCGAAGTGTTCTACGCGATCCTCGCCATCAGCTTCTTCTGGACCATCGGCGCTGTCCTGTTCATCCAGTTCCCGCCACTCGCCAAGAACGTCATCATGGCGAGCAAGGAAGTGGCGAGCATCTTCCTCGTCGTTTTCTCCGTCGGTGTGGCGATCGGATCGGTCGCCATCAACGCGCTCCTGAAGGGCAATGTGTCGGCCCGTTATGCCCCGCAATCGGTCATCGCGATGGGGCTCTTCGTGGTGGCGTTCTACTTCGTCGCCAAGTTCTGGGCGGCAGACAAGCCGACCGAGCTGCTCGATGTTGCGAGTTTCCTTGCCTGGCCAATGGCCACGGTCCTCTTGCTGTGCCTGCTAGGGATAGCAGTCGCGGGCGGCATGTTCGTCGTCCCGCTTTACGCCTTCCTGACGACGCGCGCCGCGCCCGATCAGGCCTCGCGCACGATCGCGGCGAACAATATCGTCAATTCGGGTGCGATGGTGATCGGGTCGCTGCTGGTGATGGGAATGAGTGCGGCAGGCATCCCGATTGTCGAACAGGTGCTGATCAGCGCGGGCATGTGCCTCATCTCGGCTTGGCTCGGACGCAGGCTGCTCAATGCGGAACGCCATGCAGCTGCGGCGGCTGCTGCCTGAATTCAGATAATCAAGGCGAGAACTGCGGCGAGAGTCGCGAAGTAGGTCGTCGCAACACCGCGGACGTCGTTCGCAGTCAGCTTCCAGTCGACCGGCTCCGCCTGCGGAGCGTCCGCGAACAGGCGGCGTCGCTGGGGAATCCCGGCCCGCATCCAATGGCGTGCGGCTTCGCTGGAGAGGACAAGTGCGCGTCTCATGATGGCAACTTAACGCTTTTTTAACCATTGGTTTCCCGAAAATTCCACCCTGCCCCAAAATGGGACAGCGGCCCGACATCCGGTGGATAAACAGCGCATTCGAAGACGGTAATTGCACGGCGGCCCGCGCGCCGCTAACCGCCGGAACCATGACCACTCGCGCCACGCCAGCCGCCGCCAACCTTCTCGTCGATTGCCTGATCGAACAGGGATGTGAGCGCATCTTCACCGTCCCGGGCGAGAGCTTCCTACAGGTGCTCGACGCTCTGGGGCAGCAGGACCAGATCGACCTTGTGACCTGCCGGCAGGAAGGCGGAGTCGCGATGATGGCCTGTGCCGACGGAGCCATGACGCAGCGCCCTGGCGTGGCCTTCGTAACCCGCGGCCCCGGCGCGACCAACGCCAGCATTGGCGTCCATGTGGCCATGCAAGATTCGCAGCCGATGATCCTGTTCGTGGGCGACGTCGACAGCGAGATGCGCGACCGGGAGGGTTTCCAAGAGGTCGATTTCGCCTCCTTCTTCGGCCCGATCGCGAAATGGGCGGCACGGATCGACAGTGCGGACCGTATCCCGGAATATGTTGCCCGTGCCTATGCCACGGCAGTGTCCGGTCGTCCCGGACCGGTTGTCCTTGCCCTCCCCGAAGACATGCTGAGCCGAGACACCGCGTCCCCACCGCGTCCGCGGGTCGATGCGCCGGCACAGGCGCCCTGTCCCGACGCGATGCAGGCCATGATGGCGCTCATCTCCGATGCCGCATCGCCGGTCGCCATTGTCGGCGGAGCGGGTTGGAATCCCAAGGCACGCGAGCATTTCCAGCTCTTCGCCGAGCGGCTCGGCATTCCCGTGGCCACCGCCTTCCGCAGGCAGGACGCGATCTCGCCGTCCAGCCGCGTCTATGCCGGCAACCTCGGCTATGGCCCGAACCCCAAGCTGGTCGAGCGGGTGAAGAACGCCGACCTGATCATCGCAGTCGGTGCGCGGCTGGGTGAAGCGACCACCGATGGCTACACCGTGCCGCCTCTGGTGGCCGAAGATCGCAAGCTGATCCACATCCATCCCGATGCGGACGAGCTCAACAGCGTCTATCCCGCCGATCTCGCCATATGCGCGGGAATGGCCGAATTCGCCGAAAGCGCCGCCCTGTGGGACGATGGCGACGCAATCGACTTCGATGCGGGCGCGCAGGCCCACGCCGAATGGGAAGCATGGGCGACCGCGCACCCCGCCGACCATGCGCTCGACATGGGTCAGTGCGTGCAGTTCATGCGCGATACGCTGCCCGCCGACACGATCATCTGCAACGGAGCGGGCAATTTTGCTGGCTGGTGGCACCGCTACTGGCGTTA is a window encoding:
- a CDS encoding thiamine pyrophosphate-binding protein, producing the protein MTTRATPAAANLLVDCLIEQGCERIFTVPGESFLQVLDALGQQDQIDLVTCRQEGGVAMMACADGAMTQRPGVAFVTRGPGATNASIGVHVAMQDSQPMILFVGDVDSEMRDREGFQEVDFASFFGPIAKWAARIDSADRIPEYVARAYATAVSGRPGPVVLALPEDMLSRDTASPPRPRVDAPAQAPCPDAMQAMMALISDAASPVAIVGGAGWNPKAREHFQLFAERLGIPVATAFRRQDAISPSSRVYAGNLGYGPNPKLVERVKNADLIIAVGARLGEATTDGYTVPPLVAEDRKLIHIHPDADELNSVYPADLAICAGMAEFAESAALWDDGDAIDFDAGAQAHAEWEAWATAHPADHALDMGQCVQFMRDTLPADTIICNGAGNFAGWWHRYWRYEGFPTQLAPTCGAMGYGVPAAVAAALRHPERTVVAVAGDGDFLMNGQELATAVQHGANLLVIVVDNSAYGTIRMHQEREFPGEERISGTRLANPDFAALASAFGGWSAAATTTEEFKDALVAAEGRSGLRLIHCKIEIEQLAASGATVSGLRDR
- a CDS encoding MFS transporter, translating into MFTSTHLLRTRRFLPLFVTQLFNAFNDNLYKTAMVLFVVYQIYNSEEAEGMFSAVASGLFILPFFILSALAGQLADMRDKASIIRKVKACEILLMVIGASGLLLAWKGYELPVTLFGIETSIPVLLMLLALFMTGIQSTFLGPIKYAILPQHLRKDEVLAGTGLVEAGTYIAILAGTILAGWIPVEVAAIAIIATSIVGYLISRQVPEAPPLGKVEELDWHILRASRKLVVDTMHNREVFYAILAISFFWTIGAVLFIQFPPLAKNVIMASKEVASIFLVVFSVGVAIGSVAINALLKGNVSARYAPQSVIAMGLFVVAFYFVAKFWAADKPTELLDVASFLAWPMATVLLLCLLGIAVAGGMFVVPLYAFLTTRAAPDQASRTIAANNIVNSGAMVIGSLLVMGMSAAGIPIVEQVLISAGMCLISAWLGRRLLNAERHAAAAAAA
- the pgsA gene encoding CDP-diacylglycerol--glycerol-3-phosphate 3-phosphatidyltransferase; this encodes MLTLPNILTLSRIVAIPLLAFLLWWPGWEAGYLMAFALYAAMGITDYFDGYLARSSGAVSKLGIFLDPIADKIMVAAVILVLAAQGVLRGPYVGDAHVIAGLIILVREIAVSGLREFLGGLQVSVPVSRLAKWKTTFQLLALGSLILGQGLPNWNVMIGTVDANVPHTVGLVTLWAAAVMTVITGWDYLRVGLKHMD